The Neovison vison isolate M4711 chromosome 5, ASM_NN_V1, whole genome shotgun sequence genome includes a region encoding these proteins:
- the MRPL45 gene encoding 39S ribosomal protein L45, mitochondrial has product MAAPMSRGLFCLSKALGWRSRQPVLVMQSTVVVPVRTKKRFTPPPYKPKFKSEKEFMEFARKAGVVIPPERLERPLHLACTAGIFDTYVPPEGDARLSSLAKEGLAQRSERLKKKVASQLSVGKIRQYDPNFKIKDFSEKAKDIFIEAHLCLNNSDHDRLHTLVTENCFPDMVWDITYKTVRWSFVESLEPPQVVQVRCSNLLNQGNIYGQITVRLHTRQTLAIYDRFGRLMYGQEDVPRDVLEYVVFEKHLVNPYGSWRMHGKIVPPWAPPKQPILKTVMIPGPQLKPWEDYEEPQGEAPQLQLS; this is encoded by the exons ATGGCAGCCCCCATGTCGCGGGGGTTGTTTTGTTTATCCAAAGCTTTAGGATGGCGGTCTCGTCAG CCAGTCCTGGTGATGCAGTCCACAGTTGTAGTTCCAGTGAGAACTAAGAAACGTTTCACACCTCCTCCTTATAAACCTAAATTCAAATCAGAAAAAGAGTTTATGGAATTTGCCCGGAAAGCAGGTGTGGTCATTCCTCCAGAACGTTTGGAGCGTCCCCTACATCTGGCCTGTACAG CTGGTATCTTTGACACCTATGTTCCTCCAGAAGGTGATGCTCGCTTGTCATCTCTTGCAAAGGAAGGACTGGCACAGAGAAGTGAGCGATTGAAGAAGAAGGTGGCATCACAATTGTC AGTCGGGAAGATAAGACAATATGATccgaattttaaaataaaggactTCTCTGAAAAAGCTAAGGATATTTTTATTGAAGCTCATCTTTGTCTGAACAA ctCAGACCATGACCGGCTTCATACCTTGGTAACTGAAAACTGTTTTCCG GACATGGTCTGGGACATCACATACAAGACCGTCCGCTGGAGCTTCGTAGAATCCTTAGAGCCACCACAGGTGGTTCAGGTCCGCTGTTCAAATTTGCTGAACCAAGGCAACATATATGGTCAGATCACTGTCCGTCTGCACACCCGGCAG ACTCTGGCCATCTATGACCGGTTTGGCCGCCTGATGTATGGACAGGAAGATGTGCCCAGGGATGTCCTGGAGTATGTTGTGTTTGAAAAACACCTGGTAAATCCCTATGGGAGCTGGAGAATGCACGGCAAGATCGTTCCCCCGTGGGCACCCCCTAAGCAGCCTATTCTTAAG ACTGTGATGATCCCTGGGCCCCAGCTGAAACCCTGGGAAGACTATGAAGAGCCACAGGGAGAGGCCCCTCAGCTTCAGCTGTCCTGA